A DNA window from Deltaproteobacteria bacterium contains the following coding sequences:
- the folP gene encoding dihydropteroate synthase: protein MSRMKIGSRFFNFKKEIAVMGILNVTPDSFSDGDCWLDPEKALEQALKMAEEGADLIDIGGESTRPGAPSVSLEEEKKRVLPVLKKIRPRLSIPISIDTQKAALAREALEEGADLINDVSAATFDPEMASVVGKAGCPLVLMHMRGRPETMQKEIIYRDVVGEVLQYLQQRIESLSRIGVSRDRLIMDPGIGFGKEFEHNRQLLQNLRKFQTLECPVMVGVSRKSFLGKISGRVPQDRLLESVAASFYAALNGASILRVHDVAETRRVLNVAEALLKRA from the coding sequence ATGTCCCGTATGAAAATCGGGAGTCGCTTTTTCAATTTCAAAAAAGAAATTGCCGTCATGGGAATCTTGAATGTCACCCCGGATTCCTTCTCCGACGGCGACTGCTGGCTGGATCCGGAAAAGGCCCTTGAACAGGCGCTGAAAATGGCGGAAGAGGGGGCGGACCTGATCGATATCGGCGGGGAGTCAACCCGGCCCGGTGCCCCTTCGGTCTCTCTGGAAGAAGAAAAAAAGCGGGTCTTGCCGGTTTTGAAAAAAATCCGTCCCCGTCTTTCCATCCCGATCTCGATCGATACCCAAAAGGCGGCCCTGGCCCGCGAAGCGCTGGAGGAAGGGGCGGACCTCATCAACGATGTCAGCGCGGCAACCTTCGATCCGGAAATGGCCTCCGTGGTTGGAAAGGCCGGGTGCCCACTGGTCCTGATGCATATGAGGGGAAGACCGGAGACGATGCAAAAAGAAATCATCTACCGGGATGTCGTGGGCGAAGTCTTGCAATACCTTCAGCAAAGAATAGAATCTCTTTCAAGAATCGGTGTCTCCCGGGACCGGCTCATCATGGATCCCGGCATCGGGTTCGGGAAGGAATTTGAACACAACCGACAACTGTTGCAGAATTTACGAAAATTCCAGACGCTGGAATGTCCGGTGATGGTTGGCGTCTCTAGAAAATCATTTTTGGGAAAAATTTCAGGAAGGGTTCCGCAGGATCGCCTGCTGGAGAGTGTCGCCGCCTCTTTTTACGCCGCCTTGAACGGGGCTTCGATCCTTCGCGTACACGACGTCGCCGAAACCCGTCGCGTTTTGAACGTCGCAGAGGCCTTGCTAAAAAGGGCTTAA
- a CDS encoding phosphoglucosamine mutase, with amino-acid sequence MTRKLFGTDGVRGVANREPMTSEVALALGRAIAAISKSHHRRVIHPRVIHPRHRILIGKDTRLSGYMLETALASGICSMGTDVLLVGPLPTPAVAFLTRSMRADAGVVISASHNLYQDNGIKFFDAKGFKLPDEEELEIEKIVFNTDAKSPRPTADHIGKAFRVDDASGRYISYLKGLFPEGMTLEGIKVVLDCAHGAAYGVAPTILEELGAEVVRIGVTPNGTNINEGVGALYPEKMQETVKKEKAAIGIALDGDADRAVFCDERGDRVPGDAVLAILAKDLLDKGRLAQKGFVATVMSNLALEHLAQSWGCQLFKAAVGDRYVVEELRKRKLNFGGEQSGHIVFLDHATTGDGMLAAIRLLEIVVSSGRPVSELARILKPYPQVLINVKVREKKPFEEIAAVRDQAARVEKELSGKGRLLLRYSGTENLARVMIEGENEQKIQKLAEDLAGCLQKNLG; translated from the coding sequence ATGACTCGAAAACTCTTCGGCACCGACGGCGTCAGGGGAGTTGCCAACAGGGAACCGATGACCTCCGAGGTGGCCCTGGCCCTGGGAAGGGCGATCGCCGCCATCTCGAAGTCTCATCACCGGAGGGTGATTCACCCAAGGGTGATTCACCCAAGACACCGGATCCTGATCGGCAAAGACACCCGTCTTTCCGGCTATATGTTGGAAACTGCTCTCGCCTCAGGGATCTGTTCAATGGGGACCGACGTCCTTCTGGTAGGGCCTTTGCCAACACCGGCGGTCGCTTTTCTGACCCGTTCGATGAGGGCCGATGCCGGGGTGGTGATCTCCGCTTCGCACAACCTGTATCAGGATAACGGGATAAAATTTTTTGATGCGAAAGGTTTCAAACTGCCGGATGAAGAAGAACTGGAAATCGAAAAAATAGTTTTTAACACCGATGCCAAAAGCCCAAGACCGACGGCCGATCATATCGGCAAGGCGTTCCGGGTGGATGATGCCAGCGGTCGCTATATTTCCTACCTGAAAGGGTTGTTTCCGGAGGGGATGACGCTCGAAGGGATCAAGGTGGTTTTGGATTGCGCCCATGGCGCCGCTTATGGTGTCGCTCCAACCATTCTGGAAGAACTGGGGGCGGAGGTGGTCCGGATCGGCGTCACCCCGAACGGCACCAACATCAATGAAGGAGTAGGGGCCCTTTACCCCGAAAAGATGCAGGAGACCGTGAAAAAGGAAAAGGCCGCTATCGGTATCGCCCTGGATGGGGATGCCGACCGTGCCGTTTTTTGCGATGAAAGGGGAGATCGGGTTCCTGGGGATGCCGTTTTGGCAATCCTCGCCAAAGATCTTCTGGATAAGGGGCGCCTGGCGCAAAAGGGGTTTGTGGCGACGGTCATGAGCAATCTCGCCCTGGAACATCTCGCCCAATCCTGGGGGTGTCAGCTCTTCAAGGCGGCGGTGGGGGACCGTTACGTGGTGGAGGAGCTCAGAAAGAGAAAACTGAATTTTGGTGGTGAACAGTCGGGGCATATTGTCTTTTTAGATCATGCCACAACCGGTGACGGGATGCTGGCGGCCATTCGTTTGCTGGAAATCGTTGTCTCCTCCGGAAGACCGGTCTCCGAGCTGGCCCGGATTCTCAAACCGTATCCCCAGGTCTTGATCAACGTGAAGGTGAGGGAGAAGAAACCGTTTGAGGAGATTGCCGCCGTTCGGGATCAGGCGGCCCGCGTTGAAAAGGAATTGTCGGGAAAGGGAAGGCTCCTTCTCCGTTATTCCGGCACAGAAAACTTGGCCCGCGTGATGATCGAAGGGGAGAATGAACAAAAAATTCAGAAACTGGCTGAAGATCTTGCCGGTTGCCTTCAAAAGAATCTTGGTTAG
- a CDS encoding aspartate kinase, giving the protein MLIVQKYGGTSVGDLDRIRNVAKRVMAAKKEGHDVIVVVSAMAGETNRLVDLAHKIAEEPDGREYDMLVSTGEQVTIALLALALKGMGVPARSFLGHQLRIMTDSAFSKARIKSIDADFIRHELAKGQVLVVAGFQGIDTEGNITTLGRGGSDTTAVALAAALKAEACEIYTDVDGVYTADPRIEPKARRLDRVAYEEMLEMASQGAKVLQIRSVEMAAKYTVPLWVKSSFNNEKGTLVTKEDASMENVVVSGVAHDKNEAKVAVRRLPDRPGIASGLFTPISNANINVDMIIQNVSEDGFTDLTFTVPQADLKKALSLAQKTAKELGSDKVDADEKIAKVSVIGVGMRSHAGVAARMFTTLAEEKINIQMISTSEIKISVVVDEKDMERAVRALHKAFNLNQQS; this is encoded by the coding sequence ATGTTGATTGTTCAAAAATACGGCGGCACCTCAGTCGGCGATCTGGACCGGATTCGGAACGTTGCCAAGAGGGTGATGGCCGCAAAAAAGGAAGGGCACGATGTCATCGTTGTCGTTTCCGCCATGGCGGGGGAAACAAACCGTCTGGTCGATCTGGCCCACAAAATTGCCGAAGAGCCGGACGGCCGGGAATACGACATGCTCGTTTCAACGGGAGAGCAGGTCACCATCGCCCTTCTGGCCCTGGCCCTCAAGGGAATGGGGGTGCCGGCACGGTCGTTCCTGGGACACCAACTCCGGATCATGACCGACAGCGCCTTTTCCAAGGCCCGGATCAAGAGTATTGATGCCGATTTCATCCGTCACGAATTGGCCAAGGGGCAGGTCCTGGTGGTCGCCGGCTTTCAGGGGATTGATACGGAAGGAAATATTACCACTCTGGGCCGGGGCGGTTCCGATACGACAGCCGTGGCCTTGGCCGCCGCCCTCAAAGCGGAGGCCTGTGAAATTTATACCGATGTGGATGGTGTCTATACGGCAGACCCGCGGATCGAACCGAAGGCCCGTCGACTGGATCGGGTCGCGTATGAAGAAATGCTGGAGATGGCCTCGCAGGGGGCCAAGGTATTGCAAATCCGGTCGGTGGAGATGGCGGCCAAATACACTGTGCCCCTCTGGGTAAAATCGTCATTCAATAACGAGAAAGGAACCTTGGTGACAAAGGAGGATGCTTCCATGGAAAATGTTGTTGTTTCGGGCGTCGCCCACGACAAAAATGAGGCGAAGGTGGCGGTGCGGCGGCTTCCGGACCGTCCCGGTATCGCCTCCGGTCTTTTTACACCGATCAGTAACGCCAATATCAATGTGGATATGATCATCCAGAACGTCAGTGAGGATGGTTTTACCGATCTCACCTTCACCGTGCCTCAGGCGGATCTCAAAAAGGCGCTCAGTCTGGCCCAAAAAACCGCCAAGGAACTCGGCTCGGACAAAGTGGATGCGGATGAAAAGATCGCGAAGGTCTCGGTTATCGGTGTCGGGATGCGGTCACACGCCGGTGTTGCCGCCCGGATGTTCACCACACTGGCGGAGGAAAAGATCAATATCCAGATGATCTCCACCTCGGAGATCAAGATTTCCGTCGTGGTGGATGAAAAGGATATGGAACGGGCCGTTCGGGCGTTGCACAAGGCGTTTAATCTGAATCAACAAAGCTGA
- a CDS encoding pyridoxine 5'-phosphate synthase, producing MARLGVNIDHIATLRQVRGTRYPDPAGASLIVEQAGADQITVHLREDRRHIQDRDLRTLRHTVQTELNLESAVLEAMVVLAVDVRPNTVTFVPERRKELTTEGGLDVYGNRKQLKEKTEQLKKAGIRVSFFIDPEERQIRESREIGADTIEIHTGRYADATTPDEVKKEFERIRQSALLGKQLGLYVAAGHGLHYQNTGPLAAIPEIQEFNIGHAIIARALFVGLEQAVREIVAIVKK from the coding sequence ATGGCCCGCCTCGGCGTCAACATCGATCATATCGCCACCCTCCGTCAGGTTCGCGGAACCAGATACCCCGACCCTGCCGGGGCCTCTCTGATTGTGGAACAGGCCGGTGCCGATCAGATTACCGTCCACCTCAGGGAGGACCGCCGTCATATCCAGGACCGGGATCTTCGGACGCTCCGGCATACGGTCCAGACAGAACTGAATCTGGAGAGTGCGGTTCTTGAGGCCATGGTCGTCCTCGCTGTTGACGTCCGTCCCAATACGGTTACCTTCGTCCCTGAAAGACGGAAAGAGCTGACGACAGAAGGGGGACTCGACGTTTACGGCAACAGAAAACAACTGAAGGAAAAGACCGAACAGCTCAAAAAAGCCGGCATCCGTGTCAGCTTTTTTATCGATCCCGAGGAGCGTCAGATCCGGGAGAGCCGTGAAATCGGCGCCGACACGATCGAGATCCACACAGGCCGCTATGCCGATGCCACGACTCCCGACGAAGTAAAAAAAGAATTTGAAAGGATCCGGCAATCGGCACTCCTTGGCAAGCAGTTGGGGCTTTATGTCGCCGCCGGGCATGGACTCCACTATCAAAACACCGGTCCCCTGGCCGCTATTCCGGAGATTCAGGAGTTCAACATCGGCCATGCGATTATCGCCAGGGCACTGTTTGTAGGATTGGAACAGGCGGTGCGTGAAATAGTGGCGATCGTAAAAAAATGA
- a CDS encoding NAD(P)H-hydrate dehydratase, with the protein MNFLKILKPRKKDSHKGDYGHVLIVAGSVGKLGAALMTCRAALRTGSGLVTLALPDKAFKKIPKNLLEVMYLPLPSDKNGEFSGDGDMVSLSNHGRPKYKDKTVIAVGPGMGTGPGSRKIVQSLLKTDLPLVIDADGLNCLALEKLKGLKGRRAPTILTPHPGEMIRLLSVSPLVPGTFWPKGTRYQKPKVDRTRQFAKKYGVHLVLKGYRTVIASPEGKISINPTGNPAMATAGMGDVLTGMIASLIGQDPFSLGSAIRAAVYLHGLIGDRWAARHGDRGMMAGDLIEGIPDAIRHWV; encoded by the coding sequence ATGAATTTTCTAAAAATCCTCAAACCCCGCAAAAAGGATTCCCACAAGGGAGACTACGGTCACGTCTTGATCGTTGCCGGAAGTGTGGGAAAACTGGGGGCCGCGTTAATGACCTGCCGTGCCGCGCTCAGGACCGGTTCAGGGCTGGTCACCCTGGCCCTACCGGACAAGGCCTTTAAAAAAATCCCCAAAAATTTGTTGGAGGTGATGTATCTGCCGCTCCCGTCGGATAAAAACGGCGAGTTTTCTGGCGACGGGGACATGGTGAGTTTATCGAACCATGGCCGCCCAAAATATAAAGACAAAACCGTTATCGCAGTCGGTCCAGGGATGGGAACCGGTCCAGGTTCTCGAAAAATAGTTCAATCGCTTCTAAAAACCGATCTTCCGCTCGTGATTGATGCGGATGGGTTGAATTGTCTGGCGCTGGAAAAATTAAAGGGATTGAAGGGGAGGAGAGCACCGACCATTCTGACCCCACATCCGGGGGAGATGATAAGGTTACTATCCGTCTCCCCCTTGGTACCGGGTACCTTTTGGCCAAAAGGTACCCGGTACCAAAAACCCAAAGTTGATAGGACCCGCCAATTCGCCAAGAAATACGGCGTTCATCTGGTCCTCAAAGGGTACCGGACCGTTATCGCCAGTCCCGAAGGAAAGATTTCTATCAACCCGACCGGCAACCCCGCCATGGCGACCGCCGGGATGGGGGATGTCTTGACCGGGATGATTGCCAGCCTTATTGGACAGGACCCGTTCTCCCTGGGGTCGGCCATCCGCGCCGCCGTCTACCTCCATGGCCTGATTGGTGACCGGTGGGCCGCAAGGCATGGCGATCGCGGGATGATGGCGGGAGATCTGATTGAGGGGATTCCGGATGCAATCCGACATTGGGTATAA
- the tsaE gene encoding tRNA (adenosine(37)-N6)-threonylcarbamoyltransferase complex ATPase subunit type 1 TsaE → MLLISHSPKETRQFAANLAKKMKPGTVLALIGDLGSGKTTFVQGLAEGLGISKKYYVNSPTFTLINEYEGKIPLFHFDLYRLGSVKELADLGFEEYLEKNGIVVVEWAEKLPPAELQKMVVVRFSMLAGEKRQIEIVPPLSVRGG, encoded by the coding sequence ATGCTATTGATATCCCACAGCCCCAAAGAAACCCGGCAGTTTGCCGCCAACCTGGCAAAGAAGATGAAACCGGGCACTGTTTTGGCATTAATCGGCGACCTCGGTAGTGGCAAAACAACCTTCGTGCAGGGATTGGCCGAGGGGCTCGGGATTTCCAAAAAATATTATGTCAACTCCCCGACCTTCACGCTGATCAATGAGTATGAGGGCAAAATCCCTCTTTTTCACTTCGACCTTTATCGATTGGGGTCCGTGAAGGAATTGGCCGATCTCGGTTTTGAGGAGTATCTGGAGAAAAACGGGATTGTGGTGGTGGAGTGGGCGGAAAAATTGCCTCCCGCGGAATTGCAAAAAATGGTGGTTGTTCGTTTTTCCATGCTTGCAGGAGAAAAAAGACAGATTGAGATTGTTCCCCCTCTTAGTGTAAGAGGGGGCTAG